The following proteins are co-located in the Eublepharis macularius isolate TG4126 chromosome 5, MPM_Emac_v1.0, whole genome shotgun sequence genome:
- the SHC2 gene encoding SHC-transforming protein 2, with the protein MLIPKMPQWKFSSPSGFLSRSPSSASKELSASAKTGNPGEAGTGLASPSSSGLAAVLSACEPVCAAPCSLQVMNRLRGGARGGRKAPQAEGAKVAGEEWSRKGSFISKPVQGWLHPDEKVLGPGVSYIVRYMGCIEILRSMRSLDFNTRTQVTKEAINRLYEAVPGVKGTWKKKAPNKALFSILGKSNLHFAGISIAVNISIDGLNLMIPTTHQIIANHHMQSISFASGGDTDTTDYVAYVAKDPINQRACHILECCDGLAQSIINTVGQAFELRFKQYLHNPPKTMVPQERAMGTDDSTWGEDEETSEHDYYNSIPGKEPPLGGLVDSRLWHGTSLCHAPTQLLCTSHFNQVGSPARRDHSSHSNLHWDADSHGQSCDGYVQADGKPLCTRDYEEHMYVNTQNLENCEADAGGLRVLDESPTKDLFDMRPFEDALKLHESMSACGAGSSPQIEDQWPSPPTRKAPIAPTEEQLKQEPWYHGKMSRRDAEKLLRMDGDFLVRDSITNPGQYVLTGMHNGQPKHLLLVDPEGVVRTKDALFESISHLINYHLQNEQPIVAAESELHLRQVVKWKL; encoded by the exons ATGCTGATCCCTAAAATGCCCCAATGGAAATTCTCCAGTCCATCGGGCTTTCTCAGCCGCAGCCCTTCGAGCGCCAGCAAAGAGCTCTCAGCCTCAGCCAAAACGGGGAACCCAGGAGAAGCCGGGACCGGTTTGGCATCGCCCTCATCTTCAGGCCTGGCTGCTGTCCTCAGTGCCTGTGAGCCAGTCTGTGCTGCGCCCTGCAGCTTGCAGGTAATGAacaggctgagaggaggggccagGGGCGGGAGGAAGGCACCTCAGGCCGAGGGGGCCAAAGTGGCTGGAGAGGAGTGGAGCCGTAAAGGGAGTTTCATCAGCAAACCCGTGCAAGGCTGGCTGCATCCAGACGAAAAAGTTTTGGGCCCTGGAGTCTCCTATATTGTCCGG TATATGGGATGCATTGAAATCCTACGCTCAATGAGGTCTTTGGATTTCAACACTCGGACGCAAGTCACCAA GGAAGCCATCAACAGGCTCTATGAGGCAGTTCCAGGGGTTAAGGGGACATGGAAGAAGAAG GCTCCCAACAAGGCCCTCTTCTCCATTCTTGGCAAAAGCAACCTCCACTTTGCTGGCATTAGCATAGCTGTGAATATTTCCATTGATGGACTGAATCTCATGATCCCCACGACCCATCAG ATCATCGCGAATCACCACATGCAGTCCATCTCCTTTGCTTCAGGGGGTGATACG GACACAACTGACTATGTGGCATATGTTGCAAAGGATCCTATCAACCAACGAG CATGCCACATCTTGGAATGTTGTGATGGGCTGGCACAAAGTATAATCAATACCGTGGGGCAGGCCTTCGAGCTCCGCTTCAAACAGTATCTCCATAACCCCCCCAAGACCATGGTGCCACAGGAGAG AGCAATGGGGACAGACGATTCTACCTGGGGTGAAGATGAAGAGACCTCAGAGCATGATTACTATAACAGCATCCCAGGAAAGGAGCCACCCCTTGGGGGCCTGGTGGACTCGCGCCTCTGGCACGGCACATCTCTCTGCCACGCGCCCACGCAGCTTTTGTGCACCAGTCACTTCAAccag GTTGGATCCCCTGCCAGAAGAGACCACAGCAGTCATTCAAATTTGCACTGGGATGCTGATTCGCACG GCCAAAGCTGCGACGGTTACGTGCAGGCAGATGGGAAGCCGCTGTGCACCCGAGACTATGAAGAGCACATGTATGTGAATACACagaatctggagaactgtgagGCCGATGCCGGGGGGCTTCGAGTGCTTGACGAGAGCCCCACAAAAGACCTGTTTGATATGA GGCCTTTTGAGGATGCCTTGAAGCTTCATGAATCCATGTCAGCTTGCGGCGCGGGCAGCAGCCCCCAGATAGAGGACCAGTGGCCCAGCCCCCCGACCCGGAAGGCTCCAATTGCCCCCACGGAAGAACAGCTCAAGCAGGAGCCCTGGTATCATGGCAAGATGAGCCGGCGGGATGCGGAGAAGTTGCTGCGGATGGATGGGGACTTCCTTGTGAGAGACAGCATAACCAACCCTGGGCAGTACGTCCTGACGGGCATGCACAATGGGCAACCCAAACATTTGCTCCTGGTGGATCCTGAAGGAGTG GTGAGAACCAAGGACGCCTTATTTGAAAGCATCAGCCACCTTATTAACTATCACCTACAAAACGAACAGCCAATCGTGGCAGCTGAGAGTGAGCTGCACCTACGACAGGTGGTGAAATGGAAGCTGTGA